DNA from Macrobrachium rosenbergii isolate ZJJX-2024 chromosome 21, ASM4041242v1, whole genome shotgun sequence:
atatgtgtgtgtgtgtgtgtgtgtgtgtgtgtgtgtgtgtgtgtgtgtatgtatgtatgtatttaatgacACGCATGCGTGACTTTTTTCTGCTCAAAGTAATTGTCACAAATCTTGTTTTAAATCAATTTACTCTACCTTGGTTAAAGCTTTCACCCaagggttattattattgatttaattcatctgcgccggccaggattcgaacacgGGCCTTTCGTTTAGGCACAGAAATTGGcgtttgacttatatatatatatatatatatatatatatatatatatatatatatatatatatatatatatatatatatatatatatatatatatatatacatatatacatatacatatacatatacatatatatatatacatatatatatagtctgctaATGTGTGTTAATGCACATATTTGCTTAAGAAATGGATCCGTTTGTATTTTATGAGTggaaatacaaaagtttttctccagtacacatatacacatgaaaattcaTACACAGAATAATAAGGTGTAACTAAAAGTGAGGttttatattattagtttttatttaggaaaataatagtaaacagAATATGGCCACGTATGTGCTCGAAACTCAACATAAATTTATAGTAAAGCCTTTGTTCCATAAAGATTGGATTTACTTAGTTGTAAGTGGGCGCAGGATTGTAGGAGGGTTCATGGTAGACCTGGGGCTTGAAGGTGATTGGGGGTCCATATTCGTGGGGGTACTGAGCCTCTCCGTAGTAGCTCACTTCAGCACGGTATCCACCGTAGTGGTCGGCGACGTAGTTCACCTAGGGTGTAAATATTCCTTCAGTATAGACATTTGTCAAAGTTTATTTTGGACAACAATTAAGTATTTCAGAAGTTTCCAAAGGAAAATGTTCTCTGGAAAAGTTGCTATTATCAAAGAGATTCTAGTTGCGTAATTTGTGTGCCTGCATGTATTTACaacattaattacaaaataaatacttGTTTACGTAATATTCAAGTCTGTTTCCCGATGAATTTTTGTCTATGAAgtacaattttcatattacataatGTTATGCTCATGACAGTACTGCTATCTCTCGTATGAATAAAATGGGTTACTAAGGCTATTTCTTTGAATACTTAAAGTTAGAATTAATATGAATTTCACTTACTGTTTGTTTCCGTCCATCAGGAAGCTGGACAGTGTATGATCCTTTGACGGTACTGCCGTCCGATTCTTCCGTCTGGCCGAAGTCGGTTCCGGCATAGTCATCTTTGACTCCGTAGGCGAAGCTGTATGGCGTGGGCTCCTTTATTGcagaaaattaataatgttaatgtatTCCAGTATGCAAGAAAGAGATTTATGTAAGATAACACTTCTTTAGTAAAGTTAAGTATGCAAATGAGTACAACTATTTTCTGATATGAGTTATCTTACAATCGCGATCTGTATGTATAAAGTTAGCTTGTATGATCAGcatgtgtatacacaaatatattaatgcatgtatgtatgtgtgcgtatacatgTACAAATGACTGATGATGCAGCGTTTGCTTACCCCCTTGTAGACTGGTTCATGTACTATGGGGCCATAGGCGTCTTCCGGAGCCGAAAGGGCCAGACCAAAAAGACCCAAGATGACAGCGACCTGTGTGAAAGATGAtgccatatttatatatgctcatTTGCGCTTTCGCCCTATCCTAAATGTTTGCATACATTCAGAGATAGATGTTATGTGTTCATACTCGCTTATTTTCTGCTGTTCCACTTTGTATTTGTCGAGAATTTGTGCTGGGTGTCGCTTGGTTTTGTCGTGCAAAGGTCACcgacacatacagtacacaagaGCGGTGTGATTTTATGTACGTTAATATTTATGTGGACTGGTTAAGCGCACGGCTTGAAAATATGAGAGTCGTTTTAGCAGATTTCACTAATTGGATGGAATTATAGTCCGTGCTTCATATCACCAAACATTCAcacattgttttaaaaaaattgaagccACTTTGAAGGCGAAAGAGCAGTGATAGAAAGAATGGCAGGCCGTATTTTCTCGTCTCTCACCTTGATCATCTTAACTGTGTTGTGCCTCTGTGGGGAAATGTTGAAGGGTCGGAAGGAACGGTGGAAGTGATGCCATGGCCGATGGTGAGCGCTCCCTTTATAGGTAAACTGTCGAATGTCGATTGACCTTGCGGCTGTCGCATGACCGGCGAACTGGTGTCAATGGTTGAAAAACCCTTGGGGCAGGGGCGtgggttccaaaaaaaaaaaacggcgagGGTCATACAAACACTTTCCTTTAAACCTCCGGGttaggaaaagaaagaatgaattgtGGGCGAGATATTGCATGAACGGTAGCGATGGAGGGGGAGCGAGTAGACGCCATGAATTGCAAAAACAAaacctgtttcttttttattcttttttcgtgTCCATTTATTCTGAATTTAGCTCCTTATTATAACATTTTACTGAAACCAACccggtgtttctctctctctctctctctctctctctctctctctctctctctctctctctctctctctctctctctcaagtgcgaAACACTGAAGTCGATAATTAGCtttcctcttttctgtttttgttagtGTTAGTTTATTTCCTGCATCACCGAGGGAAATTTCTTTCTAAGAAAACTTTGACTAACGTTAATGAACTCGAGGTATTTTTGTTAATAagtttatgaacatttttttatgacgCTGTTTTTCTTATATCTTGAATAAATGTTGCTCTGTTAATATCAAGCTAATCATTATCTAACATACAAGCAAGTCGTTATCATTGGCGTTATATCATAATTAGCATCACAATATCATTTGCTGACGTAgtaaaaagaaatcattaaagTTGTAATTGAATTTGGATTTGCTGATACTTGGATAATATTCCGTCCAGCTCGAGTTGAAAAAGGTGTGCTTTAAAGTGCGTAGCGTCATGGgtagtttctttttcctcttgaCTGGATAATGATGACGAGATTTGCATTAGGCTTGTCGCATTACAAAGATCCTGAATACTGACACAAAAAATAATTccagtattatattttaaatatgtttatattcacAATATTCACAATGTTAAAGTAGTTATAATcctcatcatcgtcattattattattattattattattattattattattattattattattattggtagagCATCATTAGAATATATTCTAACAGTTTCTCGGAATAAAGTCCAATTGCGTTTTTGTGTTTAACACCAGAGATTTACCCGACTTGTGAAAGGGAACGTTGCACATGAGAGGTATATTACTAGCTCTAAAACGAAAATGGTTTTGTAAATTTACGCTAACGGATTGAATCGGACAGTTTTGCAGGTCCCATGCTAATTATTCAGCTGTTAACACAAAGCTATTACGGGAGTTACGATTGGATTTCGGACTTTGAAAGACAGTTGTTGGACGGCATTGCCAGCCGGAATTAGGTGTCTGTCATTAcgtttcaaacagaaaaatggtcGTGTTCAAAGCTGAAACGCTGCATGGAGATAAATGACTTACCAGTTGATTCGTTATTTGCAAATGGAGAAAACTGAGACAGAACTTACCGATATCCGAAGTGTGGAGAGAGCGTATTCTGTAAACGactgtaaattgttttttttgGCCAGTGTATCGACTCCTTTTTCTCCTTTAACGACTTGCGCTTTATTTGTGCGAAACCCATAACCTGTACGTAGATACGCACGCCTTTGCACACGCGAAATCCCGTTTAGTATGTGCCTTATATTAAACGAAGTTGGAATGACTGATGTTAACAAACAGCCTAGTTTGGAGAGGCAGGTGATGAAAATTTGAAAAGATTGGTGACAGACGAAAAAGTCGATACACGTATTTCATCtatagatttcaaagaaatgtataaatgtaatatttgaaaagtttAACTCTTTGGAGAACCTCTGATTCAGTGTATATTGAATATCATTAAGAGAAAAATAGTTGAAGCTGGTACAAAATATTGCTTGTCGTGAGGATTGGGGTGAAAATGGCAGAGTTCTTAGAAATATACAGCTTGTAAGAGGTTGGTGATATTGAAAAGAAAGATTGAAATTTAATGAGGGCATtgtattaaatgaaataattgaGGGTTGATATTGTGAAAAGGTCGTTTGTGTAATATTTGTGGGGGACgaaaggaggaacagaaataaagctACTGTGGATGGAATAGCTCAATGTTTTGAAGTTTTGGAAGTTTTTCATCTTATATCATTACACCCTCGATGCAACAGTTTAAAGTGAAAAGGATATTGagtacattttatttgtttttcttat
Protein-coding regions in this window:
- the LOC136850217 gene encoding cuticle protein 18.6-like, translating into MIKVAVILGLFGLALSAPEDAYGPIVHEPVYKGEPTPYSFAYGVKDDYAGTDFGQTEESDGSTVKGSYTVQLPDGRKQTVNYVADHYGGYRAEVSYYGEAQYPHEYGPPITFKPQVYHEPSYNPAPTYN